In Maridesulfovibrio sp., the following proteins share a genomic window:
- a CDS encoding LacI family DNA-binding transcriptional regulator has protein sequence MGHMTLKDLAAKLGISASTVSRALHDHPDISDSTKKLVVKAAEKYGYQPNPIAQSLKKQSSKIIGVIVPEIRHNFFATVISGIEEVAYEAGYIIMVCQSNETLNREIMVTKALAANRVAGIIMAISLETTSNEHMRSVMRQGIPLVQFDRVVDELDTGKVVIDDFRAAYRMTSHLIDRGYKRIGFLAGREGISMNRLRFNGYLQALKNHNIPFYPELNINIGGCRGSNGRAGAEEYIKIDNPPDAVLCINDPVAVGAFCRFREAGWSIPEDVALAGFSGSPESALIEPALSSVAQPAFEMGKTAVSLLLKQLKDKNNFHPETITLETELLIRGSSYKENM, from the coding sequence ATGGGGCACATGACTTTGAAAGACCTTGCCGCCAAGCTCGGAATATCCGCATCAACGGTTTCCCGCGCCCTACACGACCACCCGGACATCAGCGACAGCACAAAAAAGCTGGTCGTGAAAGCTGCTGAGAAATACGGCTACCAGCCCAACCCCATCGCACAAAGTCTGAAGAAACAGAGCAGTAAAATCATCGGGGTTATAGTCCCTGAAATCAGACATAATTTTTTTGCCACGGTCATCAGCGGAATTGAAGAAGTTGCCTATGAAGCCGGGTACATTATTATGGTCTGCCAATCCAACGAAACACTCAACCGTGAGATAATGGTCACCAAAGCGCTGGCCGCCAACCGTGTGGCTGGAATCATCATGGCAATCTCCCTTGAAACCACCAGCAACGAACATATGCGCTCGGTAATGCGCCAAGGAATTCCGCTGGTCCAGTTCGATCGGGTAGTTGACGAGCTGGATACGGGCAAGGTGGTGATTGATGACTTCCGGGCCGCTTACAGAATGACCTCGCATCTCATCGACCGGGGTTACAAACGCATCGGATTTCTGGCCGGGCGCGAAGGAATTTCCATGAACCGTCTACGCTTCAACGGATATTTACAGGCTCTGAAAAACCACAATATTCCCTTCTATCCGGAGCTGAACATCAATATAGGCGGATGCCGGGGCAGTAACGGGCGGGCCGGGGCCGAAGAATATATCAAGATAGACAATCCACCGGACGCTGTTCTGTGTATCAACGACCCTGTGGCCGTGGGCGCGTTCTGCCGTTTCCGCGAAGCAGGCTGGAGTATTCCAGAAGACGTTGCTTTAGCCGGCTTTTCCGGTTCCCCGGAGTCGGCATTAATCGAACCGGCCTTGAGTTCCGTGGCCCAGCCTGCTTTTGAAATGGGCAAGACAGCAGTCTCCCTCCTGCTCAAACAGCTGAAAGACAAAAATAACTTCCATCCTGAAACCATAACGCTTGAAACCGAATTGCTTATTCGAGGTTCCAGCTACAAGGAGAATATGTAA
- a CDS encoding galactokinase family protein produces the protein MHSVAAYRDYLEQGGFDHVFSHIHSGSRIEESRQRMRDLLQCMSEQFDGQKICFASAPGRTELGGNHTDHNHGHVLAAAVNLDCLADFSKSKDNMVTIISEGYDPIRVDISDTHPRVEEKESSAAIVRGVADGFRKLGLNVGGFNACVHSIIPAGAGLSSSAAFEVLIGRIFSYLYNGRKISPLEVARIAKRAENIHFGKPCGFMDQMACSFEGILSIDFNNPEQPGVTSVQPGFDYEAGKGFYGTGYRLCVINTGGSHADLTPDYAAIPAEMSQAAKLCGQDQAKGLTLDRILENIDLIRTKVGDRAVLRLFHFINEDRRALQQAEALTTGDMSRFLRLVAESSRSSSDLLQNCFSPNTPKTQPIPLALTLTEQILGTRGVGRVHGGGFAGTIQTYVHNSDFEQYCQAMEKVFGINSLIELSIRQPGNEYLTPEQQHITKSGE, from the coding sequence ATGCACTCCGTAGCGGCTTACCGGGACTATCTGGAACAAGGCGGGTTCGACCATGTTTTCTCTCATATCCACTCCGGATCCCGAATAGAGGAATCTCGACAACGCATGCGCGACTTGCTGCAATGTATGTCTGAACAATTCGATGGGCAGAAAATCTGCTTTGCCAGTGCTCCCGGTCGCACTGAACTTGGCGGAAACCATACCGACCACAACCACGGGCATGTTCTGGCCGCTGCCGTCAACCTCGACTGTCTAGCCGATTTCTCCAAGTCGAAAGACAACATGGTGACTATCATTTCAGAAGGTTACGACCCCATTCGCGTTGATATTTCAGATACGCACCCCCGTGTGGAAGAAAAAGAATCCAGCGCGGCCATTGTGCGCGGTGTCGCAGACGGGTTTCGTAAGCTTGGATTAAATGTCGGCGGATTCAATGCGTGCGTGCACAGCATAATCCCGGCCGGAGCCGGGTTAAGTTCTTCGGCTGCTTTTGAAGTCCTGATCGGACGGATCTTCAGCTATTTATACAATGGGAGAAAAATCAGTCCATTGGAAGTTGCCCGCATCGCCAAGCGGGCGGAGAACATCCATTTCGGCAAGCCCTGCGGATTTATGGACCAAATGGCCTGTTCATTCGAAGGAATCCTATCAATAGATTTCAATAACCCTGAGCAACCTGGCGTCACCAGTGTTCAACCGGGATTTGATTATGAAGCAGGAAAAGGTTTCTACGGGACCGGATACCGGCTATGTGTCATTAATACCGGAGGGAGCCACGCGGACCTTACCCCGGATTACGCAGCAATTCCTGCTGAAATGTCTCAGGCCGCAAAACTATGCGGACAGGATCAAGCCAAAGGACTGACTTTGGACAGAATTTTGGAAAACATCGACCTAATCCGCACAAAAGTCGGAGACCGGGCCGTACTGCGACTCTTCCATTTCATTAATGAAGACCGCCGGGCCTTACAGCAGGCAGAAGCACTGACCACGGGGGACATGTCCCGCTTCCTGCGCCTTGTAGCCGAATCCAGCCGCTCTTCCAGTGATCTTCTGCAAAACTGTTTTAGTCCCAATACACCTAAAACACAGCCTATTCCTCTGGCACTGACATTAACAGAGCAGATACTTGGTACACGCGGAGTGGGACGAGTGCACGGCGGCGGTTTTGCCGGGACAATCCAGACTTACGTACATAATTCAGATTTCGAACAGTATTGCCAAGCCATGGAAAAGGTCTTCGGGATAAATTCACTCATAGAACTTTCCATCCGTCAGCCGGGTAATGAATACCTTACACCTGAACAGCAACACATAACAAAGTCTGGAGAGTAA
- a CDS encoding UDP-glucose--hexose-1-phosphate uridylyltransferase, which yields MTKEFQEYPHKRFNPLTGEWVLVSPHRTKRPWQGKQEKKTANILPPYEARCYLCPGNTRNQGVANPDYSDVFIFDNDFPALLPDSVSPSSDHDDLFKIAPESGLCRVVCFSPRHDLTISRMKLENVRKIVDAWCDQYAELGTREDIGYVQIFENRGDIMGCSNPHPHGQIWATRSVPVIPEAEDKRQLGYLETKGKCLLCRYMERELKNKERIIFENGSFIALVPFWAVWPFETMLMPKTHMGAITDMTPAQRDDLANALIRMGIRYDNLFETSFPYSMGIHQRPTQNENDHWHWHIHYYPPLLRSATVKKFMVGFEMLGMPQRDITAEQSAERLRELSEIHFMDREV from the coding sequence ATGACCAAAGAATTTCAGGAATATCCTCATAAAAGGTTCAACCCTCTGACCGGGGAATGGGTCCTTGTATCTCCGCACCGGACCAAACGGCCGTGGCAGGGCAAACAGGAAAAAAAGACCGCCAACATTCTCCCGCCTTACGAAGCCAGATGTTATCTCTGCCCCGGAAACACCCGTAATCAGGGCGTGGCCAATCCCGATTATTCCGACGTTTTTATTTTCGATAACGATTTCCCGGCCCTGCTTCCGGATTCAGTATCTCCCTCAAGTGATCACGATGATCTTTTTAAAATCGCACCTGAAAGTGGTCTCTGCCGTGTTGTCTGCTTTTCACCGCGACATGACCTGACCATATCGCGCATGAAGCTGGAAAATGTTCGCAAGATTGTTGATGCATGGTGTGATCAGTATGCAGAACTCGGCACACGTGAAGACATCGGCTATGTGCAGATTTTCGAAAACCGCGGCGACATCATGGGCTGCTCCAATCCCCATCCCCACGGTCAGATATGGGCAACGCGATCCGTACCGGTAATCCCGGAAGCTGAAGACAAACGCCAGCTCGGATATCTTGAAACAAAAGGCAAATGTCTGCTCTGCCGCTATATGGAACGGGAATTAAAAAACAAAGAGCGAATAATTTTTGAAAACGGATCTTTCATTGCCCTTGTGCCCTTCTGGGCGGTCTGGCCTTTTGAGACCATGCTCATGCCCAAAACCCACATGGGAGCCATCACTGATATGACTCCTGCCCAGCGTGACGACCTCGCCAATGCACTGATCCGCATGGGCATCCGCTACGATAATCTTTTTGAGACTTCCTTCCCCTACTCCATGGGCATCCATCAGCGGCCCACACAAAACGAAAATGATCACTGGCACTGGCATATCCATTACTACCCGCCTCTACTGCGATCAGCCACGGTCAAAAAATTCATGGTCGGCTTTGAAATGCTGGGAATGCCGCAGCGGGACATCACAGCTGAACAGAGTGCCGAGCGACTGCGGGAACTTTCCGAAATCCATTTTATGGACCGGGAGGTTTAA
- a CDS encoding sigma-70 family RNA polymerase sigma factor, with translation MSLEHKSVINIIKKCVEGDKSSWDTFVEKYSGIIYFTINNTLKSKLSYCSQHHVDDICQNVFLRLVQNDRSLLSRYDPEKSKITTWLMVIARSVTMDFLRKGVYCLAPLDDFIDELEAPADPVKEGLDIPEQLLSPRQKLIVKLYFEDGLDISEISEFIGIKEQSVRSAKHKALTKLRSYHGISGETYALI, from the coding sequence TTGAGTCTTGAACATAAATCAGTAATCAACATTATCAAAAAGTGTGTTGAAGGTGATAAGTCATCCTGGGATACTTTTGTAGAAAAATACTCCGGTATAATTTATTTCACAATCAACAATACATTGAAAAGCAAGCTTAGCTATTGCTCACAACATCATGTTGATGATATCTGCCAAAATGTTTTTTTGCGGCTTGTTCAGAATGATAGGAGTCTGTTAAGCCGTTATGATCCCGAGAAATCAAAAATTACAACATGGTTGATGGTTATAGCCAGAAGCGTAACAATGGATTTTTTGCGTAAGGGGGTATACTGTTTGGCCCCTTTGGACGATTTTATAGATGAGCTTGAAGCTCCTGCGGACCCGGTCAAGGAAGGATTGGATATCCCGGAGCAGCTTCTTTCACCCCGCCAGAAGCTTATAGTTAAGCTGTATTTTGAGGACGGGCTTGATATTTCAGAAATTTCCGAGTTCATCGGAATCAAGGAACAGTCGGTCAGAAGCGCTAAACACAAGGCCCTGACCAAATTGCGTTCTTATCATGGGATCAGCGGTGAGACATATGCGCTCATCTGA
- a CDS encoding zf-HC2 domain-containing protein yields the protein MDRQKNYKRCSMDGTKRNLCRGEKDLPFGPTPECPEIDEICMYLDGTASEEQVSRLEAHLVDCLACRKAVMEMRRNLNGAVVSPFGGHCIDKAKELVQEKDSDNDQDREYKAMA from the coding sequence ATGGACCGGCAGAAAAACTACAAGAGGTGTTCCATGGATGGAACCAAGAGAAATCTTTGCAGAGGTGAGAAGGACCTTCCTTTCGGCCCGACTCCCGAATGCCCTGAAATTGATGAGATATGCATGTATCTCGACGGTACTGCTTCCGAAGAACAGGTAAGCAGACTCGAAGCCCATCTGGTAGATTGTCTTGCCTGTCGGAAGGCGGTCATGGAGATGCGGCGCAACCTTAACGGAGCGGTAGTCAGCCCTTTTGGCGGGCACTGCATTGATAAAGCCAAGGAGCTTGTTCAGGAAAAAGATTCTGATAATGACCAAGACCGGGAGTACAAGGCCATGGCGTGA
- a CDS encoding flagellar hook capping FlgD N-terminal domain-containing protein produces MIDANTYLNRVNQNSIPKPPSKELGKDAFLKLFVTQLNNQDPVNPMQEKEQLAQLAQFSSLERLTNISEAMEGLVATVNTVIGLTSTGYIGKKVMANGFSVSKKGEETSSASISLPVSCKSVYVDIFDEKGDLIRSEEMGSRDAGEFDYKWDGKDDDGKAADDGQYRIAVRAENPAGKKVLAKVEVTGKVKAVNTAGGQHVLELEDGRKVLLSNVTRVAA; encoded by the coding sequence ATGATCGACGCCAATACTTATTTAAATAGAGTAAACCAGAATTCCATACCCAAGCCGCCGAGCAAGGAGCTTGGAAAAGACGCGTTCCTTAAGCTTTTCGTTACTCAGCTTAATAATCAGGACCCCGTCAATCCCATGCAGGAAAAAGAACAGCTGGCCCAACTGGCCCAGTTCTCTTCCCTCGAAAGACTCACTAACATTTCCGAAGCAATGGAAGGGTTGGTCGCGACTGTAAATACCGTAATAGGACTTACGTCCACTGGATATATCGGTAAAAAAGTCATGGCCAATGGCTTCAGTGTGTCCAAAAAAGGAGAGGAAACCTCTTCCGCATCCATTTCCCTGCCAGTCTCTTGCAAATCCGTCTACGTGGATATCTTCGATGAAAAAGGCGATCTGATCCGGTCCGAAGAAATGGGCAGCAGAGATGCCGGAGAATTCGATTACAAATGGGACGGCAAGGATGATGACGGCAAAGCAGCAGACGACGGACAATACCGCATTGCTGTCCGTGCAGAAAACCCCGCAGGAAAAAAAGTACTCGCCAAAGTTGAAGTAACCGGAAAGGTCAAGGCCGTGAATACGGCTGGCGGCCAGCATGTTCTGGAGCTTGAAGACGGGCGTAAGGTTCTCTTGTCCAACGTGACAAGGGTTGCCGCATAA
- a CDS encoding flagellar hook protein FlgE produces the protein MGLKGSMFNGISGIRAHSQAMSIIGNNLANGSTIGFKGSRTSFEDTFYSAVNTGAGIGHLGHGVGLASIYGDFQQGPFEPSSEATNVAIGGKGFFTVRHPETDATYYTRAGNFIFNKQGVLTDPHGYVVQGWKVNPNSETGEPDTIGTPTDIVLDRFQSPPVRTSEIAMSVNLSSKAEDKCEVSGQPFFSLHQTWDANNTPPIPADRYAFQNTIKTFDESGTSHDLTIYFDPVKEASVTKDAAGNRVYEFIVTVPPGEDGRTINGTALKTSSAAGLLMTGTMTFNPRGEMIGMSAFSLKDGATGSLKDLSNWTPSPMSETGKPIFTANFLGKADANLATDKDANPITLDFGLTNGSNPPSWSSPTPTDASAIGSNLSSIPNFTNPRRSASYSTSYDTGNARNSQSQDGYGAGFLQAVEVDRDGVVTGRYSNGQVLDLYVLTLANFNNQYGLRREGGNLFSQTRDSGPALTGRAGTGPLGSIASNKLEQSNVDVGDEMVRMITTQRGFQANSKVITTADQLLGELIQLKR, from the coding sequence ATGGGCTTAAAAGGATCAATGTTTAACGGTATCAGTGGTATACGTGCTCACAGTCAGGCTATGAGCATCATCGGCAACAACCTCGCCAACGGCAGCACCATCGGTTTCAAAGGATCGCGCACTTCTTTTGAAGACACGTTCTACAGTGCAGTGAATACCGGGGCCGGGATCGGTCATTTGGGGCATGGCGTGGGGCTGGCTTCCATCTATGGCGATTTTCAGCAGGGGCCGTTCGAGCCTTCATCAGAAGCCACCAACGTGGCTATCGGCGGCAAAGGCTTTTTTACTGTTCGCCATCCTGAAACAGACGCGACATACTACACCCGCGCCGGGAACTTTATTTTCAATAAGCAGGGCGTGCTTACTGATCCCCACGGCTATGTCGTACAGGGGTGGAAGGTCAATCCCAATTCAGAAACCGGCGAACCGGACACCATCGGTACACCCACGGACATAGTGCTGGACCGTTTCCAGTCTCCGCCGGTGCGCACGTCCGAAATAGCCATGAGTGTAAACCTCAGCTCCAAAGCTGAGGATAAATGCGAAGTGTCCGGTCAGCCGTTTTTTTCATTGCATCAGACATGGGACGCCAACAACACTCCGCCTATTCCGGCGGACCGTTACGCATTCCAGAACACTATCAAAACATTTGATGAAAGCGGAACATCCCACGACCTGACCATTTATTTTGACCCGGTTAAAGAGGCCAGCGTGACTAAGGACGCTGCCGGGAACAGGGTCTACGAATTTATTGTCACCGTTCCCCCAGGAGAAGACGGAAGAACCATCAACGGCACTGCCTTGAAAACGTCATCTGCGGCCGGTCTGCTTATGACCGGGACCATGACTTTTAACCCCCGTGGGGAGATGATCGGCATGAGTGCTTTCTCTCTTAAGGACGGTGCAACCGGAAGTCTGAAAGACCTCAGCAACTGGACTCCCTCTCCAATGTCCGAGACCGGTAAACCTATTTTTACTGCAAACTTTCTGGGTAAGGCCGATGCAAACCTTGCCACAGATAAAGATGCCAACCCGATCACCCTAGATTTCGGGCTTACCAACGGTAGCAATCCGCCATCATGGTCATCGCCGACCCCTACGGATGCTTCGGCTATAGGCTCAAATTTATCAAGCATACCGAACTTTACCAATCCCAGACGCAGTGCGTCCTATTCTACATCATACGATACCGGAAACGCGCGCAATTCCCAGTCTCAAGACGGTTATGGAGCAGGGTTCCTGCAGGCCGTGGAAGTGGACCGGGACGGTGTTGTCACCGGACGTTATTCCAACGGACAGGTCCTTGATCTGTACGTGTTGACTCTTGCCAACTTCAATAACCAGTACGGACTGCGCCGCGAAGGGGGAAACCTGTTTTCCCAGACCCGCGATTCCGGCCCGGCATTGACCGGGCGCGCAGGAACCGGACCGCTAGGCTCCATCGCCTCCAACAAACTCGAACAGTCAAACGTTGATGTCGGAGATGAAATGGTGCGGATGATTACCACTCAGCGCGGGTTTCAGGCCAACAGTAAAGTCATCACTACAGCTGATCAGTTGCTCGGCGAACTTATTCAATTGAAGAGATAA
- the flgK gene encoding flagellar hook-associated protein FlgK, with the protein MLGNLFSIGRSAMQNAQTGLSVHGNNVSNLKTPGYRRRSVIQEESMVIRDGRWSIGTGASVEGIRRNLSMFLERGVLDKSPEFSRWSAESGNLSMVEQFFVESKNSGISKSMSDMWAAWQALANNPQLGANRVALAGAAERFTSQINSVVDDLRRQQDLITAHLQQEVGKANDAIKELALLNKRIIANPGDNSLLDRRDVVLRGLSSLVDISVQEEPSGQVIVSLGEGQKLVEGDKAFELKFEQGGVRNSLVPGSQFKDELHFSGQSGEELTIQVVSGGNSSGTAPAAQYKVSRDGGKTWITNPDGSEKLFKAGGENDSVTIGGVKFWFGKAGSSASAATSQLKEGDRFTLTPKSEVRWYRNSSTSESISPVPGNDGARRLKGGSIAGLLRARDEKIGSYIDKLNGFAKAMVWEINRAHSQGAGLVNNANVLGTYGVRDSSVPLAGSNLPYADKLSEGSFSMAFYNAKTGKKDSVSAVDFSSIPPGKKNFDPAVHSLEDVRDAINASFGGKAQAVITNGKLSIKGVGDNRFQFSNDSSGVLAGLGINTFLEGSDAESIRLHSSIKADPSKIAAAHVNGAGEVNKGDNSTARALAALAGKKNVSFHSGGTTSETSFNDFYSALVATVGSDAADAKANMDISQTVLKGLVDKQESVGGVNLDEEMQHIMSYQQSYKSAAQLIKTANEMFEVLLGLK; encoded by the coding sequence ATGCTTGGTAATTTATTTTCAATAGGCCGTAGTGCCATGCAGAACGCCCAGACAGGGTTGTCTGTTCACGGCAACAACGTGTCCAATTTAAAGACCCCCGGTTACCGGCGCAGATCGGTAATTCAGGAAGAGAGCATGGTGATCAGGGATGGTCGCTGGTCCATCGGTACCGGGGCGTCTGTTGAGGGGATCAGGCGTAACTTAAGTATGTTTTTGGAGCGCGGTGTTCTGGACAAATCTCCGGAGTTTTCCCGCTGGAGCGCGGAAAGCGGTAACCTTTCCATGGTCGAACAATTCTTTGTGGAGAGTAAAAATTCCGGGATCAGCAAATCAATGTCCGATATGTGGGCCGCTTGGCAGGCTCTGGCCAATAATCCACAGCTTGGTGCCAACCGGGTGGCTCTCGCAGGTGCTGCAGAGAGATTTACATCCCAGATCAATTCGGTTGTAGACGACCTGCGCCGCCAGCAGGACCTGATTACTGCGCACCTGCAGCAGGAAGTCGGCAAAGCCAATGATGCCATCAAGGAACTGGCGTTGTTGAACAAGAGGATTATCGCCAATCCTGGGGATAACAGTCTGCTTGACCGTCGGGATGTTGTGTTGCGTGGTCTGTCTTCATTGGTGGACATCAGCGTGCAGGAAGAACCTTCCGGGCAGGTTATTGTTTCACTTGGCGAGGGACAGAAGCTGGTCGAGGGAGATAAGGCCTTTGAGTTGAAATTTGAGCAGGGCGGGGTGCGTAATTCTCTGGTTCCCGGTTCGCAGTTCAAGGATGAACTTCATTTCAGTGGTCAGAGCGGAGAAGAATTGACCATTCAGGTGGTCAGCGGCGGCAACTCTTCCGGAACAGCGCCTGCTGCGCAGTACAAGGTGTCACGTGACGGTGGTAAAACCTGGATAACAAACCCGGATGGTAGCGAGAAGCTTTTCAAAGCCGGGGGAGAAAATGATTCAGTTACCATTGGCGGGGTAAAATTCTGGTTCGGCAAGGCAGGGAGCAGCGCGAGCGCGGCAACGTCCCAGCTTAAAGAAGGGGACCGCTTTACCCTTACGCCTAAAAGCGAAGTGCGGTGGTATCGTAACAGTTCCACCTCTGAATCAATCAGCCCGGTTCCGGGCAATGACGGGGCGCGCAGGTTGAAAGGCGGGTCCATTGCCGGACTGCTTCGGGCACGGGATGAAAAAATCGGGTCTTATATTGATAAGCTGAACGGATTTGCCAAGGCCATGGTCTGGGAAATTAACCGTGCCCATTCTCAGGGAGCTGGTCTTGTCAACAATGCCAATGTTCTTGGAACTTATGGCGTGCGCGACAGTTCCGTGCCGCTGGCAGGTAGCAACCTTCCTTATGCGGATAAGCTGAGCGAGGGTAGCTTCAGCATGGCGTTTTACAACGCCAAGACCGGAAAAAAAGATTCTGTTTCAGCTGTTGATTTTTCCTCTATTCCACCGGGGAAAAAGAATTTTGATCCGGCTGTTCATTCTCTCGAAGACGTTCGTGACGCCATTAACGCAAGTTTTGGCGGTAAAGCTCAGGCTGTGATTACCAACGGAAAACTCTCTATCAAAGGCGTGGGCGATAATCGTTTCCAGTTTTCAAATGACAGCAGCGGCGTGCTGGCCGGGTTAGGAATAAATACTTTCCTGGAAGGTTCAGACGCTGAGTCGATCAGGCTCCATTCAAGTATCAAAGCCGATCCTTCCAAAATAGCCGCAGCCCATGTGAACGGTGCCGGAGAAGTGAACAAAGGTGATAATTCAACCGCGCGGGCTTTAGCGGCACTGGCCGGTAAAAAGAACGTCTCTTTTCATTCCGGGGGAACGACCAGCGAAACCAGTTTCAATGATTTCTATTCTGCACTGGTAGCGACAGTCGGTTCCGATGCCGCAGATGCAAAGGCCAATATGGATATTTCCCAGACCGTGCTTAAAGGGCTGGTGGATAAGCAGGAATCCGTGGGCGGGGTCAACCTTGATGAAGAGATGCAGCACATCATGAGTTACCAGCAGTCCTACAAGTCCGCAGCTCAGCTGATCAAAACAGCCAATGAAATGTTCGAAGTACTGCTTGGTCTTAAATAG
- the flgL gene encoding flagellar hook-associated protein FlgL: protein MRISTNQIFNMSLNNLNSAMTRMAEASMRNSAQKRVLVPSDDPAAMGGIINCRSFELETEQFIKNIKTASSWLSLADGVLQQTSTDIGRIKTLAEQAATGTLTAEQRRSIGENLRGILGNLLNKANTEFGGKSIFAGHKLDENAYEQTLHATTTDPNLPADSVVAVKGASETSIDIRFTSGGTVGTDAITYKYSSDGGKTWKNGTLAPGSNKLDLGPASLELKTGTAVTEHTDTGGTRLIVRPALEYKGDDNDDLNVIKYGTTQVDTKADGHFNSDVLVRIDKDGDVSSPPVTYSYSLDNGNTWVHSNVSADNRIEVPGGSLTLSPGAGTTVSKGDQFVIRPNTADLRLDISQSQSIRVNNVGKDLFGGIYTKPGATNPTPSPDDKNSNLFETLGRLIGFVETNDKKGIGECVAELKKVHEHVEMKAAEIGARMNRAASAEKLAEIRKDNNTALISRLEDADLGELLSELNQSKLIYEAVARSSRMISEMSFLSFM from the coding sequence ATGAGAATATCTACCAACCAGATTTTTAATATGTCGCTGAATAATTTGAATTCCGCCATGACCCGCATGGCGGAAGCATCCATGCGTAACTCAGCTCAGAAGCGGGTGCTGGTTCCTTCCGACGACCCGGCTGCAATGGGCGGAATTATTAATTGCCGTTCTTTCGAGCTGGAAACAGAACAGTTCATCAAGAATATTAAAACCGCATCCAGTTGGCTCAGCCTTGCTGACGGAGTGTTGCAGCAGACCAGTACTGATATCGGACGCATCAAGACTCTTGCTGAACAGGCCGCAACCGGAACCCTGACAGCTGAGCAGCGCCGTTCCATTGGTGAGAACCTGCGTGGGATTTTGGGCAACCTCCTCAATAAAGCAAATACCGAATTCGGTGGTAAATCTATATTCGCGGGGCATAAGCTTGACGAAAATGCTTATGAACAAACTCTGCATGCGACCACCACCGATCCGAATCTTCCGGCGGACAGCGTTGTGGCGGTGAAGGGGGCCTCGGAAACTTCAATTGATATACGCTTCACCTCGGGCGGTACTGTGGGCACTGATGCCATTACCTATAAATACAGCTCGGACGGCGGGAAGACATGGAAAAACGGAACTCTTGCTCCCGGGAGTAACAAGCTTGATCTTGGGCCGGCCAGTTTGGAACTGAAAACCGGAACAGCTGTGACTGAACACACTGACACGGGCGGAACCAGACTCATCGTGCGTCCTGCCCTCGAATACAAGGGTGATGATAACGATGATCTGAATGTCATTAAATATGGAACCACGCAGGTGGACACCAAAGCAGATGGCCATTTCAACAGCGATGTGCTGGTACGTATCGATAAAGACGGCGATGTTAGCTCTCCGCCAGTCACTTATTCGTACAGTTTGGATAACGGAAACACCTGGGTACACTCCAATGTTTCCGCAGATAACAGGATTGAAGTTCCCGGCGGCAGCCTGACCCTCTCTCCCGGAGCGGGGACTACTGTCAGCAAAGGGGATCAGTTCGTAATCCGGCCTAATACCGCAGATCTGCGGCTGGATATTTCCCAAAGCCAGTCTATACGGGTCAATAACGTGGGTAAGGATCTTTTCGGCGGTATCTATACAAAACCCGGCGCAACAAATCCGACTCCATCCCCTGATGATAAAAACAGCAACCTTTTTGAAACACTAGGACGTTTGATCGGCTTTGTGGAGACTAATGACAAGAAGGGCATCGGGGAGTGCGTTGCAGAACTGAAGAAGGTCCACGAGCACGTGGAGATGAAGGCCGCAGAAATCGGGGCGCGCATGAACCGAGCAGCCAGCGCAGAGAAGCTGGCAGAAATCCGTAAAGACAATAATACCGCGTTGATCAGCCGTCTAGAGGATGCCGATTTAGGGGAACTGCTCAGTGAGCTGAATCAGAGCAAATTGATTTATGAGGCCGTAGCCCGCAGTTCGCGGATGATTTCTGAAATGTCCTTCCTCAGTTTCATGTAA